The following proteins are encoded in a genomic region of Synechococcus sp. ROS8604:
- a CDS encoding VanW family protein has product MFNHVLKASCWQTISTPIPTRGDEITCTNRLHNLHLAIKAINNRFLKSGEAFSLSQHLGEPSEANGYRSGPVFKQGQVLSDAGGGLCLIATNLYQLFLHSGCTILERHNHSIDAYGEERFYALGEDAAIAYTTKDLVIRNPFAQPLLLKLTLRNHSIHSELIGVGSKPIQTIVQSVVLERQPSSGSQKHPGWSVSTSRLTKKQTDRNWRQDYLSFSDYNPC; this is encoded by the coding sequence CTGTTTAATCACGTACTAAAAGCATCGTGCTGGCAGACAATCTCAACGCCGATTCCAACGCGTGGGGATGAGATCACCTGCACCAACCGCCTTCACAATCTCCACCTAGCCATCAAGGCAATTAACAATCGCTTTTTGAAATCAGGGGAGGCCTTCAGCCTTTCTCAGCACCTAGGCGAACCATCAGAAGCAAACGGCTATCGGTCAGGACCAGTGTTTAAGCAAGGGCAGGTTCTCTCCGATGCCGGAGGGGGCCTTTGCCTGATCGCAACCAACCTCTATCAGCTGTTTCTGCACAGTGGCTGCACAATCCTTGAGCGTCACAATCACAGCATCGATGCCTACGGAGAAGAGCGCTTTTATGCGCTCGGTGAAGATGCGGCGATCGCTTACACAACCAAAGACCTCGTCATCCGTAATCCTTTTGCACAACCCTTACTACTGAAACTGACTCTCAGGAATCACTCCATTCATAGTGAATTAATTGGAGTTGGGTCTAAACCCATCCAAACCATTGTTCAATCCGTTGTGCTGGAACGTCAGCCTTCATCAGGAAGCCAAAAACATCCAGGCTGGAGTGTCAGCACAAGCCGTTTGACTAAAAAACAAACAGATCGAAACTGGCGGCAGGATTATTTGTCTTTCAGCGATTACAACCCCTGTTAA
- a CDS encoding Nif11-like leader peptide family natural product precursor, with protein MSEEQLKAFLEKVKGDSSLQKKHKAAADDNAVIAIAKEAGFMISADDINKAQSVITELSDEAVGNVTGAGSLFDPHGRRTGTTTLG; from the coding sequence ATGTCAGAAGAGCAACTCAAAGCGTTCCTCGAAAAGGTCAAAGGCGACAGCAGTCTTCAGAAGAAGCACAAAGCAGCTGCAGATGACAATGCTGTTATTGCCATTGCCAAAGAGGCGGGATTTATGATTTCTGCTGATGACATCAACAAAGCTCAATCCGTGATTACCGAGCTTTCAGACGAGGCGGTAGGAAATGTGACTGGTGCTGGCAGTTTATTCGACCCGCATGGGCGAAGAACTGGGACAACCACGCTAGGATAA
- a CDS encoding DNA-3-methyladenine glycosylase, with protein sequence MAKDFPALPKSFFCRPAEVVGPELIGCLLVKRQLSGELLWGVIVETEAYSQDEPACHGYRRRSPQNETLFGEPGRFYVYVSYGIHHCVNVVTGRAEWANGVLLRAVAMPGEPERIAAGPGLLSRHFQISRLHDNSSACGENELWLASRPSVLNSLELVTTTRIGITQAQDLPWRWYLRASRSVSRRAKGDRMPAISQAFIPTLECKR encoded by the coding sequence ATCGCCAAGGATTTCCCAGCTCTACCCAAATCCTTCTTCTGCCGTCCTGCAGAAGTTGTTGGACCTGAGTTGATTGGCTGTTTATTAGTGAAACGCCAACTTTCTGGGGAGTTGTTGTGGGGCGTGATTGTGGAGACGGAGGCGTATTCCCAGGATGAACCTGCCTGTCACGGCTACCGCCGCCGCTCACCGCAAAACGAAACGCTGTTTGGAGAGCCTGGGCGGTTTTATGTGTATGTGAGCTATGGCATCCACCACTGCGTGAATGTGGTGACGGGTCGCGCTGAATGGGCCAATGGGGTATTGCTTCGCGCTGTTGCCATGCCTGGCGAGCCTGAGCGGATAGCGGCAGGGCCTGGTTTGCTGTCTCGGCACTTTCAAATCAGCCGCCTTCATGACAACAGCTCCGCCTGTGGCGAGAATGAACTGTGGTTGGCCTCCAGGCCCTCCGTTCTCAACAGCCTTGAGCTTGTGACCACCACGCGGATCGGAATCACTCAGGCCCAGGATTTGCCCTGGCGTTGGTACTTGCGGGCCTCCCGCAGCGTGAGCCGGCGTGCCAAAGGTGATCGGATGCCTGCTATCAGTCAGGCCTTCATTCCAACCCTGGAGTGCAAGCGATGA
- the gatC gene encoding Asp-tRNA(Asn)/Glu-tRNA(Gln) amidotransferase subunit GatC, producing MSKITADDVRKVAKLARLDLPEDTIATYTGQLERILDYVDQLQAVDTEGVLPTTRAVEVVNATREDTVVDTDVRQELLDQAPQREGDFFRVPKILAD from the coding sequence ATGAGCAAGATCACCGCTGACGACGTTCGCAAGGTGGCCAAACTTGCCCGCCTTGACCTACCTGAAGACACCATCGCCACCTATACGGGGCAGCTTGAGCGCATTCTCGATTACGTGGATCAGCTGCAAGCGGTGGACACGGAGGGGGTTTTACCGACTACACGTGCTGTGGAAGTGGTCAATGCAACGCGTGAAGACACCGTTGTGGACACAGATGTGCGCCAAGAGCTGCTCGACCAGGCCCCCCAGCGCGAAGGAGACTTCTTCCGGGTGCCCAAGATCCTCGCCGACTAA
- a CDS encoding queuosine precursor transporter, producing MSASPTTTTSQIQARRDLVFLVLAGLFLGTLGMLNILGLTRFLALGQIGSFPIVVAVGALPYPVTFLCTDLISELWGEERATQVVWVGLLLNGWVVLILWIGGLMPGLNGAPESTFFEIQRLAFGSIGASMAAYLTAQFVDVRLFHFWKQRTNGKALWLRNNGSTLVSQLVDTSAVVLISHYAAHVLPIRAGEAVLPQLGAFIASGYLFKALAAFADTLPFIWLTAWLRDWLDIQGDGKEIMP from the coding sequence ATGTCGGCATCACCCACAACCACCACAAGCCAAATCCAAGCCAGGCGAGACCTGGTGTTTCTGGTGCTGGCCGGGCTCTTTCTCGGCACCCTGGGGATGCTCAACATCCTTGGCCTAACGAGGTTTCTGGCTCTGGGGCAGATCGGGTCCTTCCCGATCGTGGTGGCCGTTGGCGCCCTCCCCTATCCCGTGACCTTTCTGTGCACCGATCTCATTAGTGAATTGTGGGGCGAGGAAAGGGCCACTCAGGTGGTGTGGGTGGGCCTCTTGCTCAATGGATGGGTGGTTTTGATCCTGTGGATTGGAGGCCTGATGCCAGGCCTGAATGGCGCTCCAGAATCCACATTTTTCGAGATTCAACGCCTGGCCTTTGGCTCCATCGGCGCGTCGATGGCGGCTTACCTCACGGCCCAATTTGTGGATGTTCGTTTGTTCCACTTTTGGAAACAACGCACCAATGGCAAAGCCCTCTGGCTCCGCAACAACGGCTCCACCTTGGTGAGCCAATTGGTGGACACCAGTGCCGTGGTGTTGATCAGCCACTACGCCGCGCATGTGTTGCCCATCCGCGCCGGAGAGGCCGTTCTTCCTCAGCTGGGAGCTTTCATCGCCAGCGGCTATTTGTTCAAAGCCCTTGCCGCTTTTGCTGACACCCTTCCCTTCATCTGGCTCACCGCCTGGTTGCGCGATTGGTTGGATATTCAGGGAGATGGCAAGGAGATCATGCCCTGA
- a CDS encoding creatininase family protein, with protein MNATLPGPAANTEAIRLALQSWPDVEAYLKGCKGIIIPLGSTEQHGPTGAIGTDALTAEAVALELGRRSGVLVTPAQAYGMAEHHLGFAGTMSLQPATLMAVMHDLVLSLATHGFERIFVVNGHGGNMATTKAAFAQAYGTAASRGLPVAPKLRCRLSNWFMAGPVMRQARELYGNREGQHATPSEIAVTLHLHDSLMAKQRPLPEPAPCGAIHGPADFRRRYPDGRMGSDPFLAKPEHGAELLTTAVSALREDLETFLSAA; from the coding sequence ATGAACGCCACCCTGCCTGGCCCAGCAGCTAACACCGAAGCCATTCGTTTGGCTCTCCAGAGTTGGCCTGATGTGGAGGCCTATTTGAAAGGCTGCAAAGGAATTATCATCCCCTTGGGTTCCACAGAGCAACATGGACCCACTGGAGCGATTGGGACTGACGCTCTCACAGCAGAAGCTGTAGCGCTGGAGCTAGGTCGTCGCAGCGGAGTGCTGGTCACCCCGGCTCAGGCCTATGGCATGGCCGAACACCATCTCGGCTTCGCGGGCACGATGAGTCTTCAGCCCGCCACCCTAATGGCGGTCATGCATGACCTTGTGCTGTCCTTAGCCACCCATGGGTTCGAGCGAATCTTTGTGGTGAATGGCCACGGAGGAAACATGGCCACCACCAAAGCAGCCTTTGCCCAAGCCTATGGAACGGCCGCCAGCAGAGGGCTACCGGTCGCACCCAAATTGCGCTGCAGACTCTCCAACTGGTTCATGGCAGGGCCTGTGATGCGCCAGGCCCGAGAGCTCTATGGCAATCGCGAAGGTCAACATGCCACTCCCAGTGAAATCGCCGTGACCCTCCATCTTCACGACAGCCTTATGGCCAAGCAAAGGCCCCTACCTGAACCAGCACCATGCGGAGCCATTCACGGCCCAGCAGATTTTCGGCGCCGCTATCCCGATGGCCGCATGGGCTCTGACCCCTTTCTCGCCAAACCAGAACATGGAGCAGAGTTGCTGACCACGGCGGTTTCGGCACTGCGCGAAGATCTTGAAACCTTTCTCTCCGCTGCATGA